A genomic stretch from Vanrija pseudolonga chromosome 6, complete sequence includes:
- the hus5 gene encoding SUMO-conjugating enzyme ubc9 has product MGLPNLRSIFASSRTSEEERQLSRATFYKFTAFVASCLVITLLAAKSSRDFVPKAARSVISAGGGGGDTFYQIDAPVTLASQHKMSSLATARLTEERKQWRKDHPFGFYARPQKKEDGTLNIMVWEVGIPGKEGTNWEGGIYVVNMTFPDDYPTKPPKCKFAPPLFHPNVYPSGTICLSILDEEKSWKPAITIKQIVLGIQDLLDNANIGDPAQVDAYQMFKNDRVAYDKRIRAQAIERRQK; this is encoded by the exons ATGGGCCTGCCAAACCTGCGAT CCATCTttgcctcgtcgcgcacgtccgaggaggagcgccagCTCTCGCGCGCTACATTCTACAAGTT CACGGCATTCGTCGCGTCCTGCCTCGTCAtcacgctcctcgcggccaagAGCAGCAGGGACTTTGTGCCCAAGGCCGCGAGGAGCGTCatcagcgccggcggcggcggcg GCGACACCTTTTACCAAATAGACGCCCCCGTTACACTTGCATCGCAACACAAAATG TCTTCTCTGGCCACCGCCCGTCTCACTGAGGAGCGTAAGCAATGGAGGAAGGACCACCCCTTC GGCTTCTACGCGCGTCCgcagaagaaggaggacggcACGCTCAACATTATGGTCTGGGAGGTCGGAATCCCGGGCAAGGAGGGC ACTAACTGGGAGGGCGGCATCTACGTCGTCAACATGACCTTCCCCGATG ACTACCCGACCAAGCCTCCCAAGT GCAAGTTCGCGCCGCCCCTTTTCCACCCCAACGTCTACCCCTCGGGCACCATCTGCCTCTCGattctcgacgaggagaagtCGTGGAAGCCTGCAATCACGATCAAGCAG aTCGTCCTGGGTATCCaggacctcctcgacaacgccAACATCGGTGACCCGGCCCAGGTGGACGCGTACCAGATGTTCAA GAACGACCGCGTCGCCTACGACAAGCGCATCCGCGCGCAGGCCATTGAGCGCAGACAGAAGTAG
- the TLS1 gene encoding Telomere length and silencing protein 1 yields the protein MFKKRTRPASVRDKAAEPEPEAEASATPSEVGPDEDESASIEQMLQMRKFRRAQQGIELEKLNRGEGKKKKKGPVEIELDQFGLQPSAAGLRKEKEAEPTTESERAAHKVRSNNFTQQTNALDVDKHMMAYIDKEMAKRKGEATDEVQEEAADPREALYGLAERYQVEGLKVDSDDDGNVTNSIGMLSAIPEIDLGMENRLRNIEETERAKRELIETRKAEASAPREDDPLAGQRFYRGQQRETDIHREMAKARREAAGLDPAPHRERHHKPEMATDDAVYERFKKRMKR from the exons ATGTTCAAGAAACGCACCCGCCCAGCGTCCGTACGGGACAaagccgccgagcccgagccggaggccgaggcgtcTGCTACCCCCAGCGAGGTGGGCCCGGACGAGGATgagag CGCAAGCATAGAGCAGATGCTGCAGATGCGCAAGTTTCGCCGCGCACAACAAGGCATCGAGCTGGAAAAACTCAACCGCGGCGaggggaagaagaagaagaagggccCGGTCGagatcgagctcgaccagtTTGGCCTGCAGCCCTCTGCGGCGGGACTAcggaaggagaaggaggccgagccgacgaccgagtcggagcgcgcggcgcacaaGGTCCGGAGCAACAACTTTACGCAGCAGACGAATGCGTTAGACGTGGACAAGCACAT GATGGCGTACATCGACAAGGAGATGGCCAAGCGGAAAGGCGAAGCCAccgacgaggtgcaggaAGAGGCTGCAGAcccgcgcgaggcgctgtACGGCCTCGCGGAGCGGTACCAGGTCGAGGGGCTCAAGGTCGACTCTGACGACGATGGCAACGTGACCAACTCGATCGGCATGCTGTCCGCGATCCCCGAGATCGACCTGGGCATGGAGAACCGGCTGCGGAACATTGAGGAGACGGAGCGGGCGAAGCGCGAGCTCATTGAGACGCGTAAGGCGGAGGCGAGTGCGCCGAGGGAGGACGACCCGTTGGCGGGGCAGAGGT TCTAccgcggccagcagcgcgaAACCGACATCCACCGCGAAATGGCcaaggcgcgccgcgaggccgcaGGACTCGACCCCGCGCCCCACCGCGAGCGGCACCACAAGCCCGAGAtggcgaccgacgacgcggtctACGAGCGGTTCAAGAAGCG GATGAAGCGGTAG
- the SPAC1002.16c_5 gene encoding putative transporterc → MATNEKDGKSPLDVTSVPSHEEATISTPPNEKDRAPINPLLEQYLNMNPAEKAAFDKKLLRRIDWHLIPWMTILYLMSFLDRVNIGTAKLWIFFVSYVAFEIPSNLVLKKLRPSRYIPATVIIWSLFQIFMGLVTNYGQLVALRFCLGAAEAGLFPGLNFYLNGWYRREELAKRTSIFFGGAVLAGAFGGIFGWALGHMEGIGGKAGWAWIFIIEGLITFVCGVLSFWLIYDWPDRARFLTDMEREVVHYRLKADSGLGTQGKFSWKTIRRGFTDWKTWVFMLNYLGPAQCIYSQSMFAPSIVASLGTWTRPQSLLLSVPPYIIAFGTTLGTAWLSDKWLKRGIFNMFWGTLAVVGYVILMVTHNAGAKYFAVFFTTLAIAPMISNTIVWTGNNFGSHYKKAVAMGMVFSAGNSGGIWAALAYRSKDAKPTNGQVPYLPGHATAMAFAAANVITSVILWFFMRRENQRREREYGPAPGPDEQHNIDDPAYRAKWGLEGMSRDDILNLGDDHPAFRFIL, encoded by the exons ATGGCCACAAACGAGAAGGACGGCAAgtcgccgctcgacgtcacgtcggtgccgtcgcACGAGGAGGCGACCATCAGCACGCCCCCGAACGAGAAGGACCGCGCGCCGATCAAcccgctgctcgagcagtATCTCAACATGAACCCAGCTGAGAAGGCTGCGTTCGACAAGAAGCTCCTCCGCAGGATCGACTGGCACCTTATCCCGTGGATGAC TATCCTCTACCTCATGTCCTTCCTCGACCGTGTCAACATCGGTACCGCCAAGCTCTGGA tCTTCTTCGTCTCCTATGTCGCCTTCGAGATCCCCTccaacctcgtcctcaagAAGCTCCGACCATCGCGCTACATTCCCGCGACGGTCATCATCTGGTCGCTCTTCCAAATCTTCA TGGGCCTCGTCACCAACTatggccagctcgtcgcgctccgcttctgcctcggtgccgccgaggcaggACTCTTCCCCGGCCTCAACTTCTACCTTAACGGCTGGTACCgtcgcgaggagctcgccaagcGTACTTCCATCTTCTTCGGtggcgccgtcctcgccggtgCCTTTGGCGGTATCTTTGGCTGGGCGCTCGGCCACATGGAGGGTATTGGCGGCAAGGCCGGCTGGGCTTGGATCTTCATTATCGAGGGCTTAATCACTTTCGTGTGCGGTGTTCTAAGCTTCTGG CTCATCTACGACTGGCCTGACCGCGCGCGCTTCCTCACCGACatggagcgcgaggtggtTCACTACCGCCTCAAGGCCGACTCTGGTCTCGGCACCCAGGGCAAGTTCTCGTGGAAGACGATCCGCCGCGGCTTCACCGACTGGAAGACGTGGGTCTTCATGCTCAACTACCTTGGCCCGGCGCAGTGCATCTACTCCCAGTCCATGTTCGCGCCGTCCATTGTCGCGTCGCTCGGCACCTGGACCCGCCCCcagtcgctgctgctgtccgtTCCGCCGTACATCATTGCGTTCGGCACAAcgctcggcacggcgtggCTGTCCGACAAGTGGCTCAAGCGCGGCATCTTCAACATGTTCTGGggcacgctcgccgtcgtcggctaCGTTATTCTGATGGTCACGCACAACGCTGGGGCCAAGTACTTTGCCGTCTTCTTCACGacgctcgccatcgcgcccATGATCTCCAACACGATCGTGTGGACCGGCAACAACTTTGGCTCGCACTACAAGAAGGCCGTCGCGATGGGCATGGTCTTCTCGGCCGGCAACTCGGGTGGTATCTGGGCTGCGTTGGCGTACCGCTCCAAGGACGCCAAGCCGACCAACGGCCAGGTGCCCTACCTCCCCGGCCACGCCACTGCGATGGCTTTCGCCGCTGCCAACGTCATCACCTCGGTCATTCTTTGGTTCTTCATGCGCCGTGAGAAccagcgtcgcgagcgcgagtacgGCCCTGCCCCTGGCCccgacgagcagcacaaCATCGACGACCCGGCATACCGCGCCAAGTGGGGTCTCGAGGGCATGAGCCGCGACGAcatcctcaacctcggcgacgaccacccGGCGTTCCGCTTTATTCTGTAG